From Dreissena polymorpha isolate Duluth1 chromosome 15, UMN_Dpol_1.0, whole genome shotgun sequence, a single genomic window includes:
- the LOC127860245 gene encoding ras-like GTP-binding protein RHO, producing the protein MDDSCHITGEDRMAAIRKKLVIVGDGACGKTSLLIVFSKDQFPQNYVPTVFENYVADIEVDGKKVELALWDKAVHEYYDRLRPLSYPDTDVSLMCFSIDSLDNIPEKWTPEVKHFCPNDPVILVGNKKDTRNDEATRREHRKMKQAPVRLEDRRTMSERIAAFCYLEYSAKTKEGVRKVFEKATRAALQVELLLCDSAGQEDYDRLRPLSYLDTDVILVCFSIASPDSLENIPVKWKPEVKHFCPNVPIILVGNKKDTRNDENIKEPVRTDEGRSMSEKINAFSYLECSAQTKEGVREVFETATRAALQVKQKKGWGCQLL; encoded by the exons ATGGACGATTCATGTCATATTACGGGAG aGGACAGAATGGCCGCCATACGAAAGAAGTTAGTTATTGTTGGTGATGGTGCTTGCGGAAAAACCAGCCTTTTAATTGTGTTTAGTAAAGATCAATTCCCACAAAATTATGTACCAACTGTGTTCGAGAACTATGTTGCTGATATCGAAGTAGATGGTAAAAAG GTGGAGTTGGCACTGTGGGATAAAGCTGTGCATGAGTATTACGACAGACTGCGTCCCCTCTCCTACCCAGACACGGACGTCAGTCTCATGTGCTTCTCTATCGACAGCTTGGACAACATCCCCGAGAAGTGGACGCCAGAGGTGAAACACTTCTGTCCGAACGACCCCGTAATCCTCGTTGGCAACAAGAAAGATACGCGTAACGATGAAGCCACCCGACGTGAACATAGGAAAATGAAACAAGCGCCTGTTCGTCTAGAAGATAGGAGAACGATGTCAGAACGCATAGCAGCATTCTGCTACCTGGAATATTCGGCTAAAACAAAGGAAGGTGTTCGGAAAGTGTTTGAGAAAGCCACCAGGGCGGCTTTGCAa GTGGAGTTGTTGCTGTGTGATTCAGCTGGACAGGAAGATTACGACAGACTGCGTCCCCTCTCCTACCTAGACACGGACGTCATTCTCGTGTGCTTCTCTATCGCCAGTCCCGACAGCTTGGAAAACATCCCAGTGAAGTGGAAGCCCGAGGTGAAACACTTCTGTCCGAATGTCCCCATCATCCTCGTTGGCAACAAGAAAGATACGCGTAACGACGAGAACATCAAGGAGCCAGTCCGTACGGACGAGGGAAGAAGCATGTCGGAAAAAATCAATGCTTTTAGCTATCTAGAGTGTTCAGCCCAAACCAAGGAGGGCGTGCGTGAAGTGTTTGAAACTGCCACCCGTGCCGCTCTACAGGTGAAACAGAAGAAGGGCTGGGGGTGTCAGCTGTTATAA